A genomic window from Maridesulfovibrio sp. includes:
- a CDS encoding MltA domain-containing protein: MGSLVCGCSLYTSKPYADNRPKGYYRIDSAKVSGLINRLQNQEEGGVSWHDLQKGIEHNLRYLSSKPEDGVAARYGRMHLTWGMLKQTNEEMLELLPLLDGSPELLNERFVWYSMVPRTLLTGYYEPYLEASLTPDPDYPYPLYSIPADLKTLDLGKFHHRWKGQKLIYRQENGEVVPYHDRGEIDFEGALQNKGLEIAWVKDLVDVFILQIQGSGRLVLPDGSVKHVLYAGKNGLKYVSLGKVLINRGLLPKEGMSMQKIRTFLSENPQLVEELLTTNPSYVFFRLDDEGPFGSMGAPLTPMTSVAVDSKVLPLGSLALLTTRLPQQDDETKLPFARMVMAQDRGGAINGTRIDLFCGSGPEAEFLAGHLTSWSHIYLPISRALVEKMEAAKCKE; this comes from the coding sequence TTGGGTTCTCTTGTCTGCGGGTGCTCCCTATACACCTCAAAACCTTATGCGGACAACAGACCTAAAGGGTATTATCGCATTGATTCAGCAAAAGTTTCCGGGTTAATCAACCGTCTCCAGAATCAGGAAGAAGGTGGGGTTTCGTGGCATGATTTGCAGAAAGGTATTGAGCATAATTTGCGGTATCTCTCATCCAAGCCGGAAGACGGTGTGGCAGCCAGATACGGACGCATGCATCTTACCTGGGGGATGCTCAAGCAGACCAATGAAGAAATGTTGGAGCTGCTGCCTTTACTTGATGGTTCCCCTGAGTTGCTGAATGAAAGGTTCGTCTGGTATTCAATGGTTCCGCGTACTCTCTTGACCGGATATTATGAGCCGTATCTTGAAGCTTCTCTCACGCCTGATCCCGACTATCCTTATCCGCTTTACAGCATCCCGGCGGATCTTAAGACACTCGATCTTGGCAAATTCCACCATCGGTGGAAAGGTCAGAAATTGATTTACCGTCAGGAAAACGGGGAAGTCGTGCCTTATCATGACCGTGGAGAAATTGATTTTGAGGGTGCTCTGCAAAATAAGGGACTGGAGATTGCATGGGTTAAGGATCTGGTTGATGTGTTTATCCTACAGATTCAGGGGTCCGGGCGTCTGGTGCTCCCCGATGGTAGCGTGAAGCATGTGCTTTATGCCGGAAAGAACGGCCTGAAATATGTATCCCTCGGCAAGGTGCTGATCAACCGCGGTTTGCTTCCCAAAGAGGGGATGAGCATGCAGAAGATCAGGACTTTTCTCTCAGAAAATCCGCAGCTGGTTGAGGAGCTGCTTACCACCAACCCCAGTTATGTATTTTTCAGGCTTGATGATGAAGGTCCTTTCGGTTCCATGGGTGCACCGTTGACCCCAATGACCAGTGTCGCGGTTGATAGTAAAGTCCTGCCGCTTGGATCGCTTGCGCTGCTTACCACCCGTCTTCCGCAGCAGGATGATGAGACAAAGCTCCCGTTTGCACGTATGGTCATGGCGCAGGACCGTGGCGGAGCTATTAACGGAACACGGATTGATCTTTTTTGCGGGTCAGGTCCTGAAGCAGAATTTCTGGCAGGGCATCTCACTTCCTGGTCTCATATCTATCTTCCGATCAGTCGTGCTTTGGTTGAAAAAATGGAAGCCGCAAAGTGCAAAGAATAA